A region of Mugil cephalus isolate CIBA_MC_2020 chromosome 3, CIBA_Mcephalus_1.1, whole genome shotgun sequence DNA encodes the following proteins:
- the pepd gene encoding xaa-Pro dipeptidase — protein MAAAKQPVYWLGNETLRVSAALFAENRRRLCKGLKASDGLLPKSVVVLQGGEQKQRYCTDTDVLFRQESFFHWAFGVTEADCYGAIEVESGKSILFVPKLPESYATWMGEIYPKEHFKEKYAVDEVQYTCDIVNVLSNLKAAVLLTLRGQNTDSGSICREASFEGISRFQVNNTLLHPVIVECRLTKTDMELEVLRYTNRVSSEAHKMIMKHVKPGQKEYEMESLFQHYCYTKGGMRHTSYTCICGTGHNSSVLHYGHAGAPNDKTIVDGDMCLFDMGGEYYCYSSDITCSFPANGKFTPDQRAIYEAVLKASRAVMAAIKPGVKWTDMHRLADKVHLEELVKIGILRGSVEDMMKVYMGAVFMPHGLGHLLGIDVHDVGGYPEGVERIDEPGLKSLRMGRLVQERMVLTVEPGIYFINHLLDQALADPTKSCFIDNAVLARFRGFGGVRIEDDIAVTADGIELLTCVPRTVEEIEAFMADSAKTFSPVVSS, from the exons ATGGCTGCAGCAAAACA ACCTGTCTACTGGCTGGGTAATGAGACCCTCAGGGTTTCTGCTGCCCTTTTTGCTGAGAACCGCAGACGACTGTGCAAGGGACTAAAAGCGTCAGACGGTTTGCTGCCGAAATCAGTTGTGGTGCTGCAGGGAGGAGAGCAGAAGCAGAGGTACTGCACAGACACGGACGTCCTCTTCAGGCAG GAGTCTTTCTTCCACTGGGCTTTTGGAGTGACTGAGGCTGACTGCTATGGAGCCATTGAGGTGGAGTCTGGGAAATCCATCctttttgttcctaaattgCCTGAAAGCTATGCTACTTGGATGGGAGA GATATATCCTAAAGAGCACTTTAAGGAGAAATATGCTGTTGATGAGGTGCAATACACCTGCGAC ATTGTTAATGTCCTGTCCAACCTGAAAGCAGCAGTTCTCCTAACCCTG cGAGGACAGAATACAGATAGCGGGAGCATCTGCCGTGAAGCCTCCTTTGAAGGAATCAGTCG CTTCCAAGTGAACAACACTCTTTTACACCCAGTCATTGTGGAATG CCGTCTCACTAAGACTGATATGGAGTTGGAGGTCCTGCGCTACACTAACAGGGTTTCCAGTGAAGCCCACAAAATG aTCATGAAGCATGTGAAGCCCGGACAGAAAGAATATGAAATGGAGAG TCTGTTCCAGCACTACTGCTACACCAAAGGGGGGATGCGCCACACCTCGTACACCTGTATCTGTGGAAC GGGCCATAATTCTTCTGTACTGCACTACGGCCATGCTGGGGCTCCCAATGACAAGACAATTGTGGATGGAGACATGTG TCTGTTTGACATGGGTGGAGAGTACTATTGCTACTCCTCAGACATCACCTGCTCCTTCCCAGCCAACGGCAAGTTCACTCCAGACCAGAGGGCCATCTATGAGGCCGTCCTAAAAGCCTCCCGCGCTGTCATGGCTGCCATCAAACCAG GTGTGAAGTGGACTGACATGCACCGCCTTGCTGACAAGGTTCACCTGGAGGAGCTTGTGAAGATCGGCATCCTGCGCGGCAGCGTGGAGGACATGATGAAGGTCTACATGGGCGCCGTCTTCATGCCCCACGGCCTGGGACACCTGCTTGGCATCGATGTGCACGATGTGGGAGGGTACCCTGAG GGGGTGGAGCGCATCGACGAGCCTGGACTGAAGAGTCTTCGTATGGGCCGCCTGGTGCAGGAGCGGATGGTCCTCACTGTGGAGCCGGGCATCTACTTCATCAACCACCTGCTGGACCAGGCTCTGGCCGACCCAACCAAGAGCTGCTTCATCGACAACGCAGTGCTGGCTCGCTTCCGTGGCTTCGGAGGG GTTCGCATTGAAGATGACATTGCAGTGACAGCGGATGGCATAGAGCTGCTGACCTGCGTCCCTCGCACTGTGGAGGAAATCGAGGCTTTCATGGCGGACTCTGCGAAAACCTTCAGCCCAGTCGTCAGCAGTTAG